The sequence below is a genomic window from Sphingobacterium sp. ML3W.
GTATCGTACCTCCATAATAACTATCATCAAAAGCAGGAGGCTGCACAAATACCCTATCTAACATCAAGTTGAATTGCTGATCTCCGCCCATCAAACCAATCAAACCTTCCACATCGTGGAATACACTCCAGGAGTAATGCCAGCTATTACCTTCGGTGAATGCATCACCCCATTTCAATGGGTTGAATGGACTTTGAAATTTACCATCCTTATTTTTACCACGCATCAAATTAGTCGAAGGATCAAAAAGATGACGATAATTTTGTGCTCTTTTTGCATACAGATCAATATCTGCTTGCGGTTTATTCAATGCTTTAGCTAACTGATAGATGGTAAAATCATCATAAGCATATTCCAACGTACGCGCCGCATTTTCATTAATACCCACATCGTAAGGGACATAGCCTAAATCATTATAATAGTTAACACCCTTACGACCAACAGCCGTCATCGGACCTTCATTGTTGGCGCCATGTTTTAATGCCTCATAAAGCGTATTGATATCATAACCTCTTAATCCCTTAATATACGCATCAGCTACCACGGAAGCCGAATTATTTCCAACCATGATATCAGCAAAACCAGGGCTACTCCATTCAGGTAAAAAGCCACCTTCTAGATAAGCATTTTTCAACCCTTCCTGCATTTCAACATTAATAGATGGATATACTAAGTTCAAGAATGGATATAGCGCTCTGAAAGTATCCCAGAAACCAGTCCCACCAAATAAATGGCCTGGTAATATTTTTCCGTTATAGGGGCTGTAATGAACCTTTTCGCCAGCAGCATTGATTTCATATAATTTATTCGGAAAGAATAGCGTACGGTATAGCGTCGAATAAAAAGTTCTCATTTGATCGACATTATCACCTTCTACCGCTAAGCGTCCCAAGGTTTCATTCCAGATCTTGCGACCATCTGCTTTTACCTCATCAAAGCTACGCGTTCCCAATTCCTTTAAATTAAGCTCAGCTTGCTCCGCACTGATAAATGAAGAAGCCACACGAACCTGAACCGGTTTATTTTTATCCTTCACTTTAAAGCCCAAAATTGCTCCTGTTTGATCAGCAGTAGATTTCAATTTTCCTTTAAAGCGTTCCTTACCTTCCCATGTAGAGTAATTATCAAAGGGCTGATCAAAAACCAATACAAAATAATTCTTGAAATTGGTCAAATTACCACGCGAATAACGCGTAGAATAACCGATTACCATATTTTTTTCTGGAATAATTTGTACTTCGGATCCTTTATCAAATGCATCCAACACGATAAATGCCGAATCGGTTTTATTAAAAGAAAATTTAAAGAATGCTGCGCGCTCAGTAGGTGTCAGTTCTGCTGTCACGTCATGATCTGCGAGATAAACCGAATAATAATAAGGCGTTGCCTTCTCCGCTTTATGAGAAAACCAACTTGCTCTTTCCTCTTGGTCAAAAGCTGCCTTTCCTGTAACAGGCATCAAGGAGAACTGACCATAATCATTCATCCAAGGCGAAGGTTGATGCGTTTGCTTCAATCCTCTTATTTTATCAGCGGCATAAGTATATTGCCAACCATCTCCATTTTTACCGGTTTGGGGTGTCCACATATTCATTCCCCAAGGCAAACCAATAGCGGGATATGTATTTCCATTGGATAATGATGGTTTAGAATCAGTACCCATCAAAGGATTAACCAAATCAACCGGATCAACGTGTTTCCCATTTAATTTCTGGGCAGACACGATACTCGTACAAAATAAGGATAGGCTCAAACTACATGCTATCCCCCATTTTAGGGTTTTAAAAATCATATATGATACATTAAATTGACATAAACTAGGTATTCCTACAAAAAAAAGAAGAAATAATTGATTTAACGAGAATAAAGATAAAACCTTTTAGCAATAAATGAAAATAAAACTTTCACAAGGAATCCTCCCTATCTTCTTTATTACAAAGGGAGTATAGGCTAAAAGAATTGTCATATGAAAGTCTTTTTTAGTTTCAGCTGGGAAATTATTAACATATTTACCCTATCCTTGCATTAATATAATTTTAAAATAAAATGAATAAAGGAACTGTAAAGTTTTTCAATGAAACTAAAGGATTTGGTTTTATTACCCCTGAAAATGGCGGAGACGATGTATTTGTACACATTTCAGGCTTAAAAGACCAAGTTAGAGAAGGCGATAGCGTTAGCTACGAAATTGAAAACGGAAAAAAAGGCTTAAATGCTGTTAATGTAAGAATAAACTAATTACTATTATATTTTCTTGCAAAGCAGCTTCCTCATCGGAAGCTGCTTTTTTTTTGTTACAAATAGCAGGTTGCCATTAAAAATGATAGGCTAACATCCTAATAAAACTTATTGCTGTATACTTTCTTAACAAAACATGCTCAAGAATACTTAAATCCTTGAGCACATTTTAATAAATGGGTTAAAACAGAAAATACTACTATAAATCTTTCTTATTTCAAAGCCGCCAATCGCGTCATACCTTCTAAATAATAATAGTCTGCATAAACCAACGGCACATCAATCTCTGAATTATGAGGTATACTTCCCACGCTATGCTTCAATAAAAATCCACCATTCGTACTATAATCAGCAAAATAAGCCGGTCCAGATAACGTTTTCAAGGTAGTCTTCGCAAAATCCAAATAAGCTTTACTCTCTTTTCCCTTCGTAAAAGTAGACAGGTCTACTAATGCCGATGCAACGACCGCAGCAGCAGAGGCATCTCGCGGTATATAATCAAGCTTCAAGTATGCAAAGTCAAGATCTGAGCGATAACCTTCCTGTAACGCATTAAAATCCCAATATGGAATTTTATCCTTTGGCAGGTTTTTATGATTAATATAAAAATTTGCAGCAGCTTTAGCTGTTTCTAAAAACTCTATTTTCTTGGTTTCCTTGTACATCATCGTAAAGCCATAGATTGCCCAGGCTTGGCCTCTGGCCCAAGTGGAATTATCTGCATAGCCCTGATTCGTTTGTCTGTGGATAGCCTTTCCATTTTCATCATAATCCACCACATGGTAGGTACTGTAATCCGGACGGAAATGATTTTCCATGGTTTTCGTAGCATGACTGATTGCAACATCTCTAAATTTGGGATCTCCTGTGATATCCGATACATAACACAACATCTCCAAATTCAGCATATTATCAATAATTACAGGATACTGCCAAGTTGTTTTGCCATCCCATGATTTTTTCTGATTCCAAGACTTTATCAAACCTACTTTAGGGTCATATCTTTTCAGGGCCGTATTTGCCGAATGAATAATAATCTCTTTATAAGCTTCAACCTTTTTTGAATCTTTTAAATATTTAATTGCATTTCCATAAGAACAGTACATCACAAAACCGATATCATGATGTTGATCCAGATTTTTAGCTTTTTCCAAGGCCTCTGTCCATTTTATCGCCTCATTCTTTGTTGC
It includes:
- a CDS encoding GH92 family glycosyl hydrolase, with product MIFKTLKWGIACSLSLSLFCTSIVSAQKLNGKHVDPVDLVNPLMGTDSKPSLSNGNTYPAIGLPWGMNMWTPQTGKNGDGWQYTYAADKIRGLKQTHQPSPWMNDYGQFSLMPVTGKAAFDQEERASWFSHKAEKATPYYYSVYLADHDVTAELTPTERAAFFKFSFNKTDSAFIVLDAFDKGSEVQIIPEKNMVIGYSTRYSRGNLTNFKNYFVLVFDQPFDNYSTWEGKERFKGKLKSTADQTGAILGFKVKDKNKPVQVRVASSFISAEQAELNLKELGTRSFDEVKADGRKIWNETLGRLAVEGDNVDQMRTFYSTLYRTLFFPNKLYEINAAGEKVHYSPYNGKILPGHLFGGTGFWDTFRALYPFLNLVYPSINVEMQEGLKNAYLEGGFLPEWSSPGFADIMVGNNSASVVADAYIKGLRGYDINTLYEALKHGANNEGPMTAVGRKGVNYYNDLGYVPYDVGINENAARTLEYAYDDFTIYQLAKALNKPQADIDLYAKRAQNYRHLFDPSTNLMRGKNKDGKFQSPFNPLKWGDAFTEGNSWHYSWSVFHDVEGLIGLMGGDQQFNLMLDRVFVQPPAFDDSYYGGTIHEIREMQIANMGQYAHGNQPIQHMIYLYNYSEQPWKTQYWVRQVLDRMYQATPDGYCGDEDNGQTSAWYVFSSLGFYPVCPATDEYVLGAPLFSKATLKLENGKSLEIIGNKASAENFYVNDLKVNGKSYAKNWLSHKELLKGGTLTFDMSDKPNYKRGASKAAAPYSMTTELKK
- a CDS encoding cold-shock protein, which encodes MNKGTVKFFNETKGFGFITPENGGDDVFVHISGLKDQVREGDSVSYEIENGKKGLNAVNVRIN
- a CDS encoding glycoside hydrolase family 88 protein: MKRKMLIPLLGLTVAGLALSFTPIKLPFIKKSFEASEKQYAYLAKEADKLNNFPRTINKKGALVVTSEWDWTGGFFPGSLWYIYHQTGDEATKNEAIKWTEALEKAKNLDQHHDIGFVMYCSYGNAIKYLKDSKKVEAYKEIIIHSANTALKRYDPKVGLIKSWNQKKSWDGKTTWQYPVIIDNMLNLEMLCYVSDITGDPKFRDVAISHATKTMENHFRPDYSTYHVVDYDENGKAIHRQTNQGYADNSTWARGQAWAIYGFTMMYKETKKIEFLETAKAAANFYINHKNLPKDKIPYWDFNALQEGYRSDLDFAYLKLDYIPRDASAAAVVASALVDLSTFTKGKESKAYLDFAKTTLKTLSGPAYFADYSTNGGFLLKHSVGSIPHNSEIDVPLVYADYYYLEGMTRLAALK